TTCGAAGTGCTCGACAAGGCCGCCGCCAATTTCGGCGTCGAGCCGCGCTATCCGTTCTGGGACAAGCCGCTCGTCGAATTCTGCCTGGCGCTGCCCGGCGAGGAAAAGCTCAAGGACGGTTTTGGCCGCCATGTGCTGCGCCGGGCCATGCAAGGCGTTCTGCCGCCGGCCGTGCAATGGCGGCGCGACAAGATCGATTTCACCGCCAACCTGGTCAATGGCATGCTCGGCAATCACCGCGAGCTTCTGGACAGGCTGCTTATATCGGACAGCGAGCGGATCGCGCCCTATGTGAACCTGCCTGCAGTGGCCGCGGTCTATGACCGGATGCTGCGCCAGCCCGAGCAGGCGACCCTGCCGGACGTGCAGCATGTCTGGCGCGCGGTTTCGCTGTCGCTGTGGCTGCGGCAAGTTGAGGGAAACCCCGCATGAACCTTCCGATCGCTTCCCTTGCGCGATCCGAGCCGCAAACGGCGGCGGCGAGCGGACGTGTCCGCCGTTTCTACAAGGCCTACGGGCTGGTGATCGGCTCCGAAGTGACCTTGCCGGAGCTGGAGCCGACGCGCCCGGCGACACCGGATCTGGAGATCGCGGTGGGGCGGGTCGATTTTCCCGGCCAGGCATCCCGGGACGCCACCGCCTTCCGGTTCGAGCCGACGCGCCAGTATCTTTCCTGGCAGGCGGTCGGCACGTTCTTGATCAGCGGCAACCGCATCGATGTCGATCCCGCGCCAGGGGTCGACGATCCGCTGCTCGCCTTTCCGCTGCTCGGGCCGGTGATGGCGCTCGCCCTGCATCAGCGCGGGCTGCTCGTCCTGCATGCCAGCGCCATTGAAGTCGACGGCAAGAGCGTGATCTTCATGGGCGACAAGGGCGCCGGCAAATCGACCACGGCAGGCGCGATGATCCGCGCCGGCCATCGACTGCTCACCGACGATGTCGTGGCGCTGGATTTGTCCGACCCGGACCGGCCGATGATCCTGCCCGGATTCCCGCAGCTCAAGCTTGCGGCGGACGCGGCCGGCGCCATTCGCCTCGAGCAGGCGGAGGTGCGCCCGCAGGTGCATCCGCAGATCGACAAGGCGCAGCATCGGCTGCGTGACGGATTTGCGGTCGAAGCGGTGCCGGTGTCGCGCATCTATGTGCTCGAGCGGGGCGTGCGGGCGGCTATCTCCCCGCTGTCCGGCGCAGCCGCGCTGCCGGCGATCATCAAATTCTCGTATATCACGCGGTTCGGCCGGCAGGCGCTGCCGGGCGATTTCGCCTCGATGCATCTCAGCCAATGCGCACAGATCGCCGGACGGGTCGGCGTCAGCCGACTGGAAGTGCCGGCCGGACTCGACCGGATCGACGAAGCGGTCGCCGCGATCGATACCGACTTGGCGTCCGGGACAAGGTGAGCCGGGACATGAGCTGGTCCTCGAAGCTTCGCCTGTCGCTGTTGCGGGACATCACCGGCTTCGGCGCCATGATG
This region of Mesorhizobium sp. M2A.F.Ca.ET.046.03.2.1 genomic DNA includes:
- a CDS encoding serine kinase, producing MNLPIASLARSEPQTAAASGRVRRFYKAYGLVIGSEVTLPELEPTRPATPDLEIAVGRVDFPGQASRDATAFRFEPTRQYLSWQAVGTFLISGNRIDVDPAPGVDDPLLAFPLLGPVMALALHQRGLLVLHASAIEVDGKSVIFMGDKGAGKSTTAGAMIRAGHRLLTDDVVALDLSDPDRPMILPGFPQLKLAADAAGAIRLEQAEVRPQVHPQIDKAQHRLRDGFAVEAVPVSRIYVLERGVRAAISPLSGAAALPAIIKFSYITRFGRQALPGDFASMHLSQCAQIAGRVGVSRLEVPAGLDRIDEAVAAIDTDLASGTR